In Streptomyces sp. Li-HN-5-11, the sequence GAGATCACCGCCGCCCGGATGTCGGGGCGCCAGGTCGGCCGCTCGAGTGCGGGCCAGCGCTCGCCGTCGCGGTAGTGCCGGCCCTGCGGGCGCTCGCGCAGTTTGCCGATGCCGCCCTTCACGGTGGCCTTGATCGCCGACAGCACGCACGTCAGGCCGGGGTCGTTCTGCCCCAGGTGCTCCATCGCGGCCAGGAACTGCCGTTCATCGACGTTCTTGCCGACCGGGACGCCGAGGTCGGCCATGGTGGCCACGTAGGCGTCCTTGAGGAGGTCGTGCCACGGGTCCAGGTACGCGCCGGTCTCGTACCGGAGGAAGGCCTCGACCGGGTGGACGTCGTAGCCGAGCTCTTGGGCGTAGGCGACGGTCGGAGTGGCGTACCAGGCCGGGCCCGTGGGCAGCTTGCCGGACGGAGTGAACGGCGAGGGCAGGCGGGGGTCCAGGTCGATGTGGGACAGGTCGACCAGCCAGCTGCCGGGGACCTTCTTGTCGAACACCGGCGAGCCGACGTGGACGGGGGCGCCGAGGCCGACGACCAGACGGGCCGCGGCGGCGAGGAACGCGGTGTTGATGTCCAAACCGACCGCCCACGGCAGCAGGCACTCCTCATCCGACAACGCGCCCACATCCCGGGTCCACTGGTAGGCCTCCTCATCGAGGAACCCGCCCTCCCAGCCCTGGGCGACCGGGTGCTCCAGTGGGGCCTCCGGCGGCGCCGGGTCCACGGGCTGGGTGAGCGCGCCGGGGTTCGGCGCCGACACCCACGTGCCCGAGGCGTCCTTCGCGGCCCGGGTCGGCGGCCGCAGGCTCGTCATCAGCTCCAGGCCGCACACGGCGGCCGAGCCGCGCGGAGTGAGCACGCGGGTCGCGTAGACGCCCAGCACACGGGCCAGCTCCGGCGCGGGCAGCTCCCCGGCGTCGCCCCAGGCCCGGGAATCCAGCGCGCCCCACGGAAGGACCGCGAACTGCACGCAACTTCGTTGCCCGCCCTGGGCGGGGCGGTAGATCCGGGCCCACGGGCCGAACCCGCGCTGCGTCAGCTTCCACTTCGCCCGTGTGAGCTGCCTGAGCGCGGGGTGGTCCTCCGGCAGCCGCAGACCCCGGCGGTCCTGAAGACGGGCGGGAAGCCCCAGCCGGACGGCGGCCGCCTCGGTGAGCACGATCAACGGGTCGGCGTCCTTGCCGTTGCGGTTCAACCGCGGCGCGCCGAGCCCGGACTCCTTCAGCGTCCACTCCACCAGGGCCGGGATGGTCGTGGCCGGGCACTCGAGCACCACACCGCCCGTGCAGTACGCCGACCCGTCACCGTCCAGCACCGCCAACGGCCCGGTGGGGAACTGCGGATCGGTGCCCGGTACGGCGGCCTTCTTCGCGGCCTGCCGGTGCGACGCCGGCATGGACGACGTCGGCCTGGTGCTCGCCATGCTCCTGGCCTCCGCCGACTCAGACACCCTGGCCGCGGCCGGCGCGGGCACCGCCGGTGGGGTGGCCTGCGGGGTGTCGGCCCGGTGTCGCGGCGCAGCCGGCGCCGGGGGGTACGTCTGCGGCGTTGCCGGGGCGGGCGCGGGGCCGCTCTGCTCGGGAGCCGGGTACTTGGCCGCCCAGCCCTCCAGCAGCCGCAGGTACGCCTCCCGTCGCGGCGGCCGCGGCTCCGAGCGGCCGCTCTCCCAGTTCTTCACCGTCTGCGTCGTCGACTGCAGCACCTGCGCGAGGCGCGCCTGCGTGACTCCAGCGGCCTCCCGCAGCCGGGCCCGTTCCGCCGGCGGCGGCAACTGAGGCTCCCCCTCCAGCAGCGCGTCCACGGCCGCGAACAGTTCTTCCTCGGTCGGCATGCTTCACCTCCCTCACCACCCTAGCCTAAATTTAGCCCTGGATTAGCAAATTACTTATTCTTGAATTCTGCCCCTTTCAGGCAGAGTGGGATTTTCCGCCACAGTCAGTCATGAGCCGTCCCCGCCGGTGCGTCTCCGTACAGTGATGCGCATGACGGAGTCCACCGACCACGCAGCCGCGATACG encodes:
- the tap gene encoding telomere-associated protein Tap, producing the protein MPTEEELFAAVDALLEGEPQLPPPAERARLREAAGVTQARLAQVLQSTTQTVKNWESGRSEPRPPRREAYLRLLEGWAAKYPAPEQSGPAPAPATPQTYPPAPAAPRHRADTPQATPPAVPAPAAARVSESAEARSMASTRPTSSMPASHRQAAKKAAVPGTDPQFPTGPLAVLDGDGSAYCTGGVVLECPATTIPALVEWTLKESGLGAPRLNRNGKDADPLIVLTEAAAVRLGLPARLQDRRGLRLPEDHPALRQLTRAKWKLTQRGFGPWARIYRPAQGGQRSCVQFAVLPWGALDSRAWGDAGELPAPELARVLGVYATRVLTPRGSAAVCGLELMTSLRPPTRAAKDASGTWVSAPNPGALTQPVDPAPPEAPLEHPVAQGWEGGFLDEEAYQWTRDVGALSDEECLLPWAVGLDINTAFLAAAARLVVGLGAPVHVGSPVFDKKVPGSWLVDLSHIDLDPRLPSPFTPSGKLPTGPAWYATPTVAYAQELGYDVHPVEAFLRYETGAYLDPWHDLLKDAYVATMADLGVPVGKNVDERQFLAAMEHLGQNDPGLTCVLSAIKATVKGGIGKLRERPQGRHYRDGERWPALERPTWRPDIRAAVISKARVNMHRKMLNTAKATGRYPLAVLSDCVVYASGEPTPLGFLPLTGDGHVLPGSFRLGATPGLAKTEGVQPLITAIDWMEKGLNPARHIKGGDAVLDEGE